The proteins below come from a single Ruegeria sp. THAF33 genomic window:
- the sseA gene encoding 3-mercaptopyruvate sulfurtransferase, with protein MQDDPKTLVSTEWLAAHMKDPDLRILDGSWYLPAQNRDARAEYDAGHIPGARFFDIDEISDHRSDLPHMAPPVEKFMSRLRAMGVGDGHQVVVYDGAGLMSAARVWWLFRLMGQENIAVLDGGFPKWQAEGREVEDLPPVIRDRHMTVRVQNQLVRDVTQVSAAAKLGDHEIIDARSASRFSGAEAEPREGLRSGHIPGSRNVPFGQLLNANGTMKSPEECRAIFEAAGVDLSKPAITSCGSGVTAAILSLALERMGKKDHSLYDGSWAEWGAFPTLPVATGET; from the coding sequence ATGCAGGACGATCCAAAAACCCTCGTATCCACCGAATGGCTGGCCGCGCATATGAAGGATCCGGATCTGCGGATTCTGGACGGGTCGTGGTACTTGCCCGCGCAAAATCGTGATGCACGGGCGGAATATGACGCAGGCCACATCCCCGGGGCGCGGTTCTTTGACATAGACGAGATATCAGATCACCGTTCCGACTTGCCGCATATGGCGCCTCCGGTCGAGAAATTCATGTCGCGCCTGCGGGCGATGGGTGTGGGTGATGGTCATCAGGTCGTGGTTTACGATGGCGCCGGGCTGATGTCGGCCGCGCGCGTCTGGTGGCTGTTCCGTCTTATGGGGCAGGAAAACATCGCGGTTCTGGATGGTGGATTCCCCAAATGGCAGGCGGAAGGGCGCGAGGTTGAAGACCTGCCGCCAGTCATCCGTGATCGTCATATGACCGTCCGGGTGCAAAATCAGCTTGTTCGGGATGTCACGCAAGTTTCCGCCGCCGCCAAGCTGGGTGATCATGAGATCATCGACGCCCGTTCTGCCAGCCGGTTTTCCGGGGCCGAAGCCGAACCGCGCGAGGGGCTGCGCTCGGGGCATATTCCGGGTTCACGCAATGTCCCCTTTGGCCAGTTGCTGAACGCCAATGGTACCATGAAGTCGCCGGAAGAGTGCCGCGCCATTTTCGAGGCCGCGGGCGTCGATCTGTCGAAACCGGCGATCACCTCGTGCGGGTCTGGCGTGACCGCCGCGATCCTCAGCCTTGCGCTTGAGCGCATGGGCAAGAAAGACCACTCGCTTTATGACGGCTCATGGGCTGAATGGGGCGCCTTCCCGACCCTGCCCGTCGCAACCGGAGAGACCTGA
- a CDS encoding P-II family nitrogen regulator, protein MKLIIATIKPFKLEEVREALTEAGVRGMMVTEIKGFGSQSGHTEIYRGAEYAVNFVPKIKLEIVVPAAMTDQIVETITKTAKTGKIGDGKIFVLDVEQALRVRTGETNEEAL, encoded by the coding sequence GTGAAACTGATCATTGCGACAATCAAGCCGTTCAAGCTGGAGGAGGTGCGCGAGGCACTGACCGAGGCCGGCGTGCGCGGCATGATGGTAACCGAGATCAAGGGCTTCGGCTCGCAATCCGGCCACACCGAAATCTATCGGGGGGCCGAATACGCGGTGAACTTCGTGCCCAAGATCAAGCTGGAAATCGTGGTGCCTGCCGCGATGACCGACCAGATCGTCGAGACCATCACCAAAACCGCCAAGACCGGAAAGATCGGCGACGGCAAGATTTTCGTCCTCGATGTCGAGCAGGCGCTGCGCGTGCGGACCGGGGAAACCAACGAAGAGGCGCTGTAG
- a CDS encoding LysR family transcriptional regulator, producing MDKALTHADWSLIQCFLAVAETGSLSAAARHLNRSQPTLGRQVQNLEDELGVSLFDRHARGLKLSEAGSQLLPMAQQMHSAMTAFSLAAAGQSQQLEGSVRITASVFASHHLLPPILASIRKQEPTIQLELVATDTTENLLYREADIAVRMYRPAQVDLISRYLGDVPLCFCAAKSYLDRKGRPKTPEELFTHDLVGFDANQEIIKAMREKGWPASRDSFATRCDLQSAYWELIRAGCGIGFSQVQVAQADPDVEILPLDVDIPILPVWLAAPQAMRQTPRIRRVWDLLAEGLKAAL from the coding sequence ATGGACAAAGCTCTGACACATGCAGATTGGTCTCTGATCCAATGCTTTCTGGCCGTGGCCGAGACGGGATCGCTGTCCGCCGCCGCACGGCATCTAAATCGCAGCCAACCCACTTTAGGGCGGCAGGTCCAAAACCTCGAGGACGAGCTGGGTGTCTCTCTTTTCGATCGCCACGCGCGTGGTCTGAAGCTCAGCGAAGCGGGTTCACAGCTTTTGCCGATGGCCCAGCAGATGCACAGCGCCATGACCGCGTTCAGTCTTGCCGCTGCTGGGCAATCGCAACAGCTTGAAGGTTCGGTGCGCATCACCGCATCCGTCTTTGCCTCGCATCACCTGCTGCCACCGATACTGGCGTCCATCCGCAAGCAGGAGCCCACGATCCAGCTTGAACTGGTGGCCACTGACACCACCGAGAATCTGCTTTATCGCGAGGCGGATATCGCCGTGCGGATGTATCGTCCTGCGCAGGTGGATCTCATTTCCCGCTATCTCGGGGATGTGCCGCTGTGCTTTTGTGCGGCAAAGTCCTATCTGGACCGGAAGGGGCGCCCCAAGACACCCGAAGAACTGTTTACGCATGATCTGGTGGGGTTTGACGCGAACCAGGAGATCATCAAAGCCATGCGTGAAAAGGGATGGCCAGCCAGCCGCGACAGTTTTGCCACCCGCTGTGACCTGCAAAGCGCCTATTGGGAACTGATCCGGGCGGGCTGTGGCATAGGCTTCAGCCAGGTACAGGTTGCCCAAGCCGACCCCGACGTGGAAATCCTGCCGCTGGATGTAGACATCCCGATTCTACCCGTGTGGCTGGCCGCACCTCAGGCCATGCGCCAGACCCCGCGCATCCGCAGGGTCTGGGATTTGTTGGCAGAAGGGCTCAAAGCCGCTCTTTGA
- a CDS encoding redoxin domain-containing protein, which produces MLTPGNPVPALKIETVAHGSFDLDADKGENGTLVIQYRGLHCPICIKQMAEVEAALDDFAALGVEVIMITTDTAERAAEAAEKAGASRLRVGHSLPLSAARDDWGLNISTKREGSAEPDLFAEPGHFYITPDRTLYYAWQQTTPFGRPSMSDIAGGLKFTLGNNYPARGTYTGPL; this is translated from the coding sequence ATGCTGACTCCTGGAAATCCGGTTCCTGCGCTGAAAATCGAAACTGTTGCCCATGGCAGCTTCGATCTTGACGCGGACAAGGGCGAAAACGGGACGCTGGTGATTCAATATCGCGGGCTGCATTGCCCGATCTGCATCAAGCAGATGGCCGAGGTCGAAGCGGCGCTGGATGACTTCGCGGCGCTGGGCGTCGAGGTTATCATGATCACCACCGATACAGCCGAGCGCGCAGCGGAAGCCGCCGAAAAAGCCGGAGCGTCGCGCCTGCGTGTGGGCCACAGCCTTCCCCTGTCCGCTGCGCGGGATGATTGGGGTCTTAACATCTCGACCAAGCGCGAAGGCAGCGCCGAACCGGATCTGTTCGCAGAGCCGGGGCATTTCTACATCACACCCGACCGCACGCTGTACTATGCGTGGCAACAGACCACGCCTTTCGGTCGCCCGTCCATGTCGGATATTGCGGGTGGTTTGAAATTCACATTGGGCAACAACTATCCCGCGCGTGGAACTTATACCGGTCCGCTTTGA
- a CDS encoding helix-turn-helix domain-containing protein, producing MNSDDITLKLRDVRAASGLSLSKVAEMTGVSKAMLGQIERGESSPTIATLWKIAKGFQLPLSALIDTMNGDPSVFQTVTFPGTIEVKIVFPFDPALGAETFHVNLKPNQSHESPAHATGVTEEVFVLNGTLEILRGDEWVSLQAGQGLRFAADLPHGYRAGPTGAAFLNMHHYAQHTEFVENGKAHS from the coding sequence ATGAACTCTGACGATATAACGCTGAAACTGCGAGACGTGCGCGCGGCATCGGGCCTGAGCCTGTCGAAAGTGGCCGAGATGACGGGCGTGAGCAAAGCCATGCTGGGGCAGATCGAGCGCGGCGAATCCAGCCCGACCATCGCAACGCTGTGGAAAATTGCCAAGGGGTTTCAACTGCCGCTCAGCGCGCTGATCGATACGATGAACGGGGATCCTTCGGTTTTTCAGACCGTAACTTTCCCCGGCACGATCGAGGTCAAGATCGTCTTTCCATTCGATCCCGCTCTGGGGGCCGAGACGTTCCACGTCAACCTCAAGCCGAACCAAAGCCACGAGTCGCCCGCCCACGCGACAGGCGTGACCGAGGAGGTCTTTGTTCTGAACGGCACGCTTGAGATCCTGCGCGGAGACGAGTGGGTTTCCCTACAGGCCGGGCAGGGGTTGCGTTTCGCGGCCGATCTTCCGCACGGGTATCGCGCCGGTCCAACGGGGGCGGCCTTTCTGAACATGCATCATTACGCCCAACACACCGAATTTGTAGAGAACGGCAAGGCCCATTCATGA
- a CDS encoding amino acid aminotransferase — protein MFENLKPQPADKILALMQMYREDPRDQKIDLGVGVYKNAEGVTPVMRAVKAAEKRILEEQETKAYTGLAGDPAYADAMIGLILGTSVPRGNIAAVATPGGTGACRQAFEMIRMANPSARVFVSNPTWPNHLSILNYLGMEAVPYRYFDGETRGVDFDGMIEDLKTAKAGDVVLLHGCCHNPTGANLNMVQWQEVVNLINALGLVAMIDIAYQGFGDGLEEDAQATRLVASSVKECLIAASCSKNFGVYRERTGLLMAISADAGQTALNQGTLAFLNRQNYSFPPDHGARVVTTILMDEALRADWMAELEEVRLSMLGLRRQLADELQRLSGSDRFGFIAQHRGMFSRLGAAPELVEKLRVEHGIYMVGDSRLNIAGLNANTVPILAQAIVDVGV, from the coding sequence ATGTTCGAGAACCTGAAACCGCAGCCTGCCGACAAGATCCTGGCGCTGATGCAGATGTACCGCGAAGACCCGCGTGATCAGAAGATCGACCTGGGCGTCGGCGTCTACAAGAATGCCGAGGGCGTGACGCCCGTGATGCGCGCGGTCAAAGCAGCCGAAAAGCGCATTCTCGAAGAGCAGGAAACCAAAGCCTATACCGGTCTGGCCGGTGATCCGGCCTATGCCGATGCGATGATCGGCCTGATCCTCGGCACTTCGGTTCCGCGTGGCAACATTGCCGCTGTCGCGACCCCGGGTGGTACCGGCGCGTGCCGTCAGGCGTTTGAGATGATCCGCATGGCCAACCCGTCGGCGCGTGTGTTCGTGTCGAACCCGACCTGGCCGAACCACCTGTCGATCCTGAACTATCTGGGGATGGAGGCCGTCCCGTACCGGTATTTCGACGGCGAAACCCGTGGTGTCGATTTCGACGGCATGATCGAAGACCTGAAGACCGCCAAAGCGGGTGATGTGGTTCTGCTGCACGGTTGCTGCCACAACCCGACCGGCGCCAACCTCAACATGGTTCAATGGCAGGAGGTCGTGAACCTGATCAACGCGCTTGGCCTCGTTGCGATGATCGACATCGCCTATCAAGGCTTCGGCGACGGTCTGGAAGAGGATGCGCAAGCAACACGTCTGGTCGCGTCTTCGGTCAAGGAATGCCTGATAGCGGCGTCATGCTCGAAGAATTTCGGCGTTTATCGCGAACGCACCGGTTTGCTGATGGCCATCAGCGCCGATGCCGGGCAGACCGCTTTGAACCAGGGCACATTGGCATTCCTGAACCGTCAGAATTATTCCTTCCCGCCCGACCACGGCGCACGTGTTGTGACCACGATCCTGATGGACGAAGCCCTGCGCGCCGACTGGATGGCCGAACTGGAAGAGGTGCGCCTGTCGATGCTGGGCCTGCGTCGCCAACTGGCCGACGAACTCCAGCGTCTGAGCGGCTCGGACCGCTTTGGTTTCATCGCCCAGCACCGCGGCATGTTCTCGCGCTTGGGTGCGGCCCCTGAACTGGTCGAGAAACTGCGCGTTGAACACGGCATCTACATGGTTGGCGACAGCCGCCTGAACATTGCCGGTCTGAACGCCAACACCGTTCCGATCCTTGCGCAGGCGATTGTCGACGTCGGCGTCTGA
- the leuB gene encoding 3-isopropylmalate dehydrogenase: protein MSNPSLLILPGDGIGPEVMAEVRRIIDWFGANRGLQFDVSEDLVGGAAYDAHGKPLSDETMAKAQEVDAVLLGAVGGPKYDDLDFSLKPERGLLRLRKEMDLYSNLRPAQCFDALADFSSLKKDIVAGLDIMIVRELTSGVYFGEPRGIFEEGNERVGINTQRYTESEIERAARSAFELAMRRNKKLCSMEKANVMESGILWREVVNRVAADYPEVELSHMYADNGAMQLVRAPKQFDVILTDNLFGDILSDCAAMLTGSLGMLPSASLGAPMANGRPKAMYEPVHGSAPDIAGQGKANPIACILSFAMALRYSFDQGEEADRLEAAIEKVLADGVRTGDLLADEGVQPVSTSEMGDAILSALDASV, encoded by the coding sequence ATGTCCAACCCTTCGCTCCTTATCCTGCCCGGAGACGGAATTGGCCCGGAAGTCATGGCCGAAGTGCGCAGAATCATCGATTGGTTCGGCGCCAATCGCGGTCTTCAATTTGACGTGAGCGAGGATCTGGTCGGCGGTGCCGCCTATGACGCCCACGGCAAGCCTCTGTCCGATGAGACGATGGCCAAGGCGCAAGAGGTCGACGCGGTTCTGCTGGGCGCTGTCGGCGGTCCGAAATACGACGATCTGGATTTCAGCCTGAAGCCCGAGCGCGGCCTGCTGCGCCTGCGCAAGGAAATGGACCTGTATTCGAACCTGCGCCCGGCCCAGTGCTTTGACGCGCTGGCTGACTTCTCGTCGCTGAAGAAAGACATCGTTGCCGGTCTGGATATCATGATCGTGCGCGAACTGACCTCGGGCGTCTACTTCGGTGAACCGCGCGGCATCTTCGAGGAAGGCAATGAACGCGTCGGCATTAACACCCAGCGTTACACCGAATCCGAGATTGAACGCGCCGCACGCTCGGCCTTTGAACTGGCGATGCGCCGGAACAAAAAGCTGTGCTCGATGGAAAAAGCCAACGTGATGGAATCGGGTATCCTGTGGCGCGAAGTGGTCAACCGTGTTGCCGCTGACTACCCCGAAGTTGAGCTGAGCCATATGTATGCCGACAACGGTGCCATGCAGCTGGTGCGCGCGCCGAAACAGTTCGACGTGATCCTGACCGACAACCTGTTCGGTGACATCCTGTCCGACTGCGCCGCGATGCTGACCGGGTCTCTGGGTATGCTGCCGTCGGCATCGCTGGGCGCGCCGATGGCCAATGGACGCCCCAAGGCGATGTACGAGCCCGTACACGGATCCGCCCCCGATATCGCGGGTCAGGGCAAAGCCAACCCGATCGCCTGCATTCTCAGCTTTGCGATGGCTCTGCGCTACAGCTTTGATCAGGGTGAGGAAGCCGATCGGCTGGAAGCTGCGATCGAGAAGGTTCTGGCCGACGGCGTTCGCACCGGCGACCTGCTTGCGGATGAGGGCGTTCAGCCCGTCTCGACCAGCGAAATGGGCGACGCGATCCTATCTGCATTGGACGCAAGCGTCTAA
- a CDS encoding transglycosylase domain-containing protein, with translation MTESKRRKPKLVADKRYPSKGRKPSASKRPAGKKATARKTTSRKTARKKTRKRSGGKGGGILRRFFRWVWRMVWGLTWRVGAVVAILIALAVGVVYSSLPDLDALLDGRARGSVTLLDRDGKVFAWRGDQFGGVITADTVSPHLKNAVIATEDKRFYRHFGVSPRGVASAVRINLSEGRGPLSGHGGSTITQQTAKLLCLGVPYDPTEWESEAAYEADCRQGSLWRKAKEAIYAMAMEVKYSKDEVLTIYLNRAFLGAGARGFEAASQRYFGKSAAEVSPAEAAMLAGLLVAPTRYAPTNNLQRSQDRARLVIGLMEDQGYLTAAQASEARARPAQLSEAAAARAGGYFADWVMASGPEFFTRNTTEDVVIRTTLDQRIQTSAEEALKFIFQEKVREGSKAQAAIVVMSADGAVRAMVGGRKTRVSGAFNRATQALRQTGSSFKPFVYATALELGYSPLDTVMDEPYCVDIPGSGQWCPKNYTNKYYGRVTLADALKNSLNIPAVKVAEISGLDNVRTVASGFGIASDLAQGPALALGASESTLIEMTGAYAGILNGGSQVEPYGLTELKLLGDETPVMVTTTGIGERVINEKAAKQLTWMMERVVSEGTGGRAKLPGWQVAGKTGTTQAARDAWFIGFTADYVTGVWMGYDDNTPLSGVTGGGLPAEIWKETMLRVTEGMTPTPLPMMAPEPPVQVAQPQPRRKRGGFANDINNLLKNIFGGN, from the coding sequence ATGACTGAGTCCAAGCGACGCAAGCCGAAATTGGTTGCGGATAAAAGGTACCCGTCAAAGGGTCGTAAACCGTCGGCATCCAAGCGCCCGGCGGGCAAGAAGGCGACGGCTCGCAAAACCACCTCACGCAAAACTGCGCGCAAAAAGACGCGCAAAAGATCGGGGGGCAAAGGCGGCGGCATCTTGCGTCGTTTCTTCCGTTGGGTCTGGCGCATGGTCTGGGGTCTGACCTGGCGGGTCGGAGCGGTCGTGGCCATCCTGATCGCCTTGGCGGTGGGTGTCGTCTATTCCTCGTTGCCTGACTTGGATGCCTTGTTGGACGGCCGTGCGCGCGGGTCTGTCACGCTGCTGGACCGCGACGGCAAAGTGTTTGCCTGGCGGGGCGACCAGTTTGGCGGGGTGATCACTGCTGATACGGTGTCGCCGCATCTGAAAAACGCCGTCATCGCGACCGAGGACAAACGGTTCTATCGCCATTTCGGGGTCAGCCCGCGCGGTGTGGCAAGCGCCGTGCGCATCAACCTGAGCGAAGGGCGCGGCCCGTTGTCCGGGCATGGCGGGTCAACCATAACGCAGCAAACGGCCAAACTGCTGTGTCTGGGCGTGCCTTATGATCCGACAGAATGGGAATCAGAGGCCGCCTATGAAGCCGATTGCCGTCAGGGATCGCTGTGGCGCAAGGCCAAAGAGGCCATTTATGCAATGGCGATGGAGGTGAAATACTCCAAGGATGAGGTTCTGACGATCTACCTGAACCGGGCTTTCCTTGGTGCAGGCGCGCGCGGGTTCGAGGCCGCAAGCCAGCGGTACTTTGGCAAGTCCGCCGCCGAAGTCTCGCCAGCCGAGGCAGCGATGTTGGCCGGGCTGTTGGTTGCGCCCACACGCTATGCGCCGACGAACAATCTGCAACGGTCGCAGGACCGGGCCCGCCTTGTAATCGGTCTGATGGAGGATCAGGGCTATCTGACCGCTGCGCAGGCCAGCGAAGCGCGGGCGCGCCCGGCCCAACTGTCCGAGGCGGCGGCTGCGCGGGCCGGGGGGTATTTTGCAGATTGGGTCATGGCCAGCGGGCCCGAGTTCTTTACCCGCAACACGACCGAAGATGTGGTGATCCGGACCACCTTGGATCAGCGCATTCAGACCTCAGCGGAAGAGGCGCTGAAATTCATCTTTCAGGAAAAAGTGCGCGAAGGATCAAAGGCACAGGCGGCCATTGTGGTGATGTCGGCCGACGGTGCGGTGCGCGCGATGGTTGGTGGGCGCAAGACACGCGTGTCTGGCGCGTTCAACCGGGCGACGCAGGCGTTGCGACAGACGGGATCATCGTTCAAGCCATTCGTCTATGCCACCGCGCTGGAACTTGGATATTCGCCGCTGGATACGGTGATGGATGAACCCTATTGCGTCGATATTCCGGGGTCAGGCCAGTGGTGCCCCAAGAACTACACCAACAAGTATTATGGGCGGGTGACCTTGGCGGATGCGCTGAAAAACTCGCTGAACATACCGGCGGTGAAAGTGGCCGAGATTTCCGGCCTGGACAATGTTCGGACGGTGGCCAGCGGCTTTGGGATTGCCAGCGACCTGGCACAGGGGCCTGCGCTGGCGCTTGGTGCATCTGAAAGCACGTTGATCGAGATGACCGGGGCTTATGCGGGCATCCTGAATGGCGGTTCACAGGTTGAACCTTATGGGCTGACCGAACTGAAGCTGCTGGGCGACGAAACACCCGTCATGGTCACGACGACCGGTATTGGCGAGAGGGTGATCAATGAAAAGGCTGCCAAACAACTGACCTGGATGATGGAGCGCGTGGTCTCTGAAGGAACCGGCGGGCGGGCCAAATTGCCCGGCTGGCAGGTGGCGGGCAAGACCGGCACGACCCAAGCCGCGCGCGATGCGTGGTTCATCGGGTTCACGGCGGATTATGTGACCGGGGTCTGGATGGGGTATGATGACAACACGCCCTTGTCCGGCGTGACCGGTGGTGGCTTGCCGGCCGAGATCTGGAAAGAAACCATGCTGCGCGTGACCGAGGGCATGACGCCCACGCCCTTGCCGATGATGGCGCCGGAACCACCGGTTCAGGTTGCCCAGCCGCAGCCCCGTCGAAAGCGCGGAGGTTTTGCCAATGACATCAACAATCTGCTGAAGAACATTTTCGGCGGCAATTAA
- a CDS encoding ammonium transporter, with protein sequence MNLMKSLIPAAAIVALPQMGLAQEATGETAQHTQYILTSLLFLVGGFLVFWMAAGFAMLEAGLVRSKNVAMQLIKNMGLFSFAAIMYWLVGFNLMYPGDGWTITGILGAFSPTSLEPVGLEGVETDLSYASVGSDFFFQLMFCATTASIVSGTMAERVKLWPFFFFVIVLTGIIYPIEASWQWGGGWLSEMGFSDFAGSTLVHAAGGFAALAGAIVLGPRIGKYNKEGKVVPIPGSNLALATLGTFILWLGWFGFNGGSQLAMGTIGDMADISRIFANTNMAAAAGAVAALILTQVMYGKVDLTMVLNGALAGLVSITAEPLAPSLFQALIIGGIGGVIVVYTVPLLDKMKIDDVVGAIPVHLIAGFWGTFIVAWTNGDASFVTQIIGFAAIGIFVFVVSFILFSILKATVGLRVGEEEEINGLDMGELGMEAYPEFSKG encoded by the coding sequence ATGAACCTGATGAAATCTCTCATTCCTGCCGCGGCGATCGTCGCGCTGCCGCAGATGGGCCTGGCGCAAGAGGCCACCGGCGAGACTGCGCAGCATACGCAATACATCCTGACTTCGCTGTTGTTTCTGGTCGGCGGTTTTCTGGTATTCTGGATGGCTGCGGGCTTTGCGATGCTCGAAGCCGGCCTGGTGCGTTCCAAGAACGTTGCCATGCAGCTGATCAAGAACATGGGCCTGTTTTCCTTTGCAGCCATCATGTATTGGCTGGTGGGCTTCAACCTGATGTATCCGGGCGACGGCTGGACCATCACCGGCATTCTGGGCGCGTTCTCGCCAACGTCACTGGAACCGGTTGGTCTGGAAGGTGTCGAAACCGACCTGTCATATGCGTCCGTCGGATCGGACTTCTTCTTCCAGCTGATGTTCTGCGCCACCACCGCGTCCATTGTATCGGGCACCATGGCCGAGCGCGTCAAACTGTGGCCCTTCTTCTTTTTCGTGATCGTCCTGACAGGCATCATCTACCCGATCGAAGCGTCCTGGCAGTGGGGTGGCGGCTGGTTGTCCGAGATGGGCTTCAGCGACTTCGCCGGCTCGACCCTGGTTCACGCCGCAGGTGGCTTCGCAGCTCTGGCCGGTGCCATCGTACTGGGCCCGCGCATCGGTAAATACAACAAGGAAGGCAAAGTTGTGCCTATCCCCGGCTCGAACCTGGCGCTGGCAACCCTGGGGACGTTCATCCTGTGGCTGGGTTGGTTCGGCTTCAACGGCGGCTCGCAGCTGGCCATGGGCACGATCGGTGACATGGCCGACATCAGCCGTATCTTCGCCAACACCAACATGGCCGCCGCCGCCGGTGCCGTCGCCGCCCTGATCCTGACACAGGTGATGTATGGCAAGGTCGACCTCACCATGGTTCTGAACGGCGCGCTGGCCGGGCTGGTCTCGATCACCGCCGAACCGCTGGCACCGTCGCTGTTCCAGGCGCTGATCATCGGCGGCATCGGCGGCGTGATCGTGGTCTACACCGTGCCGCTGCTGGACAAGATGAAGATTGATGACGTGGTCGGCGCCATCCCGGTTCACCTGATCGCGGGCTTCTGGGGCACCTTCATCGTGGCATGGACCAACGGTGATGCGTCCTTCGTGACCCAGATCATCGGCTTCGCGGCCATCGGCATCTTCGTCTTCGTGGTCAGCTTCATCCTGTTCTCGATCCTCAAGGCCACCGTCGGCCTGCGGGTGGGCGAGGAAGAAGAGATCAACGGGCTCGACATGGGCGAACTGGGCATGGAAGCCTATCCCGAGTTCTCGAAAGGCTGA
- a CDS encoding epimerase: MAQSALVLGATGRFGRNAALAFRRAGWDVTEFDRRSDSLSQAARGVDVIVNGWNPPYPDWARDVPVLTKRVIDAASDTGATVIVPGNVYVFGENTPGPWLGGTPHQATNPLGRVRIEMEEAYRASTVHTILLRAGDFIDTNASGNWFDQVMIKRLSRGQFVYPGDPDAPHAWAFLPDLARAAVALAEMRQDLPRFCDVPFEGYTLTGTQIAQSLSQVTGRPVAVRRMKWWPLQLARPFWRMAPHLIEMRYLWHVPHQLDGGYMKELLASFSKTKLEDALRSAIPSQRAASSPTTGNRGEVLG; the protein is encoded by the coding sequence ATGGCACAATCTGCACTGGTACTGGGCGCAACAGGTCGTTTTGGACGCAACGCAGCCCTGGCGTTCAGGCGCGCGGGCTGGGACGTGACAGAATTTGACCGCAGGTCTGATTCGCTGTCACAGGCGGCGCGCGGCGTGGACGTCATCGTGAACGGATGGAACCCGCCCTATCCCGATTGGGCACGCGATGTGCCGGTGCTGACCAAACGAGTGATAGATGCGGCCTCAGATACGGGGGCGACCGTGATCGTGCCGGGCAATGTCTACGTATTTGGTGAAAATACGCCGGGTCCATGGTTGGGCGGGACTCCGCATCAGGCCACCAACCCTCTGGGCCGGGTTCGGATCGAGATGGAAGAGGCCTATCGCGCGTCAACCGTGCACACCATCCTTTTGCGCGCCGGGGATTTCATCGACACCAATGCATCCGGAAACTGGTTCGATCAGGTCATGATCAAACGTCTTTCGCGCGGTCAGTTCGTTTACCCCGGTGATCCGGACGCACCGCACGCTTGGGCCTTTCTGCCTGATCTGGCCCGCGCCGCCGTCGCGCTGGCAGAGATGCGGCAAGACCTTCCGCGTTTTTGCGATGTTCCCTTTGAAGGGTATACTTTGACCGGGACGCAGATTGCTCAATCCCTTTCACAAGTCACCGGCCGGCCGGTTGCAGTGCGGCGCATGAAATGGTGGCCACTGCAATTGGCCCGCCCGTTCTGGCGCATGGCCCCTCATTTGATCGAGATGCGGTACCTCTGGCACGTGCCGCATCAATTGGATGGCGGCTATATGAAAGAATTGCTGGCCTCGTTTTCTAAAACGAAGCTAGAGGATGCCTTGCGTTCCGCCATTCCGTCCCAACGTGCCGCTTCGTCGCCAACAACCGGGAACAGGGGCGAGGTTCTAGGGTAG